Proteins encoded together in one Acanthochromis polyacanthus isolate Apoly-LR-REF ecotype Palm Island chromosome 12, KAUST_Apoly_ChrSc, whole genome shotgun sequence window:
- the LOC110970024 gene encoding uncharacterized protein LOC110970024 isoform X1: MLQQADTQPQSQQRGYLPDSQGDLWETRSRCSGSSKQSTRSSASVAALKVRAKAGAAQVQLAYAEEEAEAIKQLHILKVKKKVAAATAEANILEAAVQYEELQSLCREHTPSNTVDSRQKVQNYIDSQVFLPDNQVSPQPPILSTNPFKQVETTNLDSQQILQQQNPLPYNYISTPSPRTTYPAGNHQYQPFSSSPPNTQETSSVSYVAKYLMRRELVTGTMQKFDDNAQNYRGWKSSFLNITKDLSLSPKEELDLLIQWLGPKSTEQAKRISPAQINDTTAALKMVWQRLEETYGAPEVIEHTLFKKIEDFPRITCRDNTELRELGDLLLEVELAKAEGYSPGLAFLDTARGVNPFIEKLPYSLQEKWISQASKYKADRNVTFPPFFIFSRFVQEQACIRNDPSFSFLSGTQPKYDKPIKSSTRPMISVKRTEIAQRTQSTETSEEPNKECPLHKKPHPLRKCRGFRNKLEERKAYLKEKNICFKCCATNKHQAKNCPIKVTCKECQSERHNTALHPGPPASDIKPPPEVEQHGGEPEPSLPPVSATTMCTEVCGEQHSPRSCAKICLAKVYPAGQREKALNLCCVMDEQSNQSLARSDFFDIFRVNEGTEVYTLKTCSGVMEVSGRKAKDFIIESMDGHNKVPLPPMRECDMIPEDRSEIPSPEVAHHHPHLKAFSHKIHPVNPNAQILLLLGRDILRLHKVREQRNGPSNAPFAQRRDLGWVIVGDICVSGAHKPVSVRAYKTNTLLNGRPSYLSPCSNVLQVKKKKRIERVADETQNFTDTYQTKQTDSLGDTVFIKTEDDERLAPSQQDAQFLTIMQNEMYQDETNSWVAPLPFATPRQRLPNNREQVLKRLLTLRRSLDKKPDMREHFLQFMQKILDNQQAEIAPPLQPNEECWYRPMFGVYHPQNPIKFVWFLTQVPNMRA; the protein is encoded by the coding sequence ATGTTGCAGCAAGCAGACACTCAACCCCAAAGTCAGCAGAGAGGCTACCTGCCTGACAGTCAGGGAGATTTGTGGGAAACAAGGTCTCGTTGCTCTGGATCCTCGAAGCAGTCCACAAGGTCATCAGCAAGCGTTGCAGCACTCAAAGTACGAGCCAAAGCTGGGGCTGCACAAGTGCAGTTGGCCTATGCAGAAGAGGAAGCTGAAGCCATTAAGCAACTGCACATAttaaaggtaaagaaaaaagtagcaGCTGCAACAGCAGAAGCAAACATTTTAGAGGCAGCTGTTCAGTATGAAGAACTGCAATCACTATGCCGAGAACATACACCCAGCAACACCGTAGACTCCAGACAAAAGGTTCAAAACTACATTGACAGTCAAGTCTTCCTACCGGACAACCAAGTGTCACCACAACCTCCAATCTTAAGCACAAACCCTTTCAAACAAGTTGAAACTACAAATCTTGACTCCCAGCAAATACTTCAGCAACAAAATCCCCTCCCTTACAACTACATATCAACACCCAGTCCTCGCACAACCTATCCAGCCGGAAACCATCAGTACCAGCCATTCAGCTCATCTCCTCCTAACACTCAGGAGACATCAAGTGTAAGCTATGTAGCTAAGTATCTGATGAGACGTGAACTCGTAACAGGCACTATGCAGAAATTTGATGACAATGCGCAAAACTATCGTGGCTGGAAATCATCATTTCTGAATATTACTAAAGACTTGTCTCTGTCACCCAAAGAAGAGCTAGACCTTCTGATTCAATGGCTTGGACCAAAGTCAACTGAACAAGCGAAGAGAATCAGTCCAGCTCAAATCAACGACACAACTGCAGCTCTGAAAATGGTTTGGCAGCGCCTGGAAGAAACCTACGGTGCACCTGAGGTAATCGAACACACCCTCTTTAAGAAAATTGAGGACTTTCCCAGAATTACCTGTAGAGACAATACTGAACTAAGAGAATTAGGGGACCTTCTACTTGAAGTTGAACTAGCAAAAGCAGAGGGCTATTCTCCTGGGCTAGCCTTTCTGGACACTGCTAGGGGTGTTAATCCCTTCATAGAGAAGTTGCCATATTCTTTACAAGAAAAGTGGATCTCACAAGCATCTAAATATAAAGCAGATCGTAATGTGACATTCCCACCCTTTTTCATCTTCTCCAGATTTGTGCAAGAGCAGGCATGTATAAGAAATGACCCTAGCTTCTCTTTTCTGTCAGGAACTCAGCCAAAGTATGACAAACCAATTAAAAGCAGTACCCGCCCCATGATATCGGTGAAAAGGACTGAAATAGCGCAGCGTACTCAGTCAACAGAGACAAGTGAAGAACCGAACAAAGAATGTCCTCTGCATAAAAAGCCACATCCCCTCAGGAAATGTCGCGGCTTTCGCAACAAACTAGAGGAGAGAAAAGCatatttgaaagagaaaaacatatGCTTCAAGTGTTGTGCAACAAATAAACACCAAGCTAAAAACTGTCCTATCAAAGTGACATGCAAAGAATGTCAGAGTGAAAGACACAATACGGCTCTGCATCCAGGCCCTCCTGCATCCGACATCAAACCGCCGCCAGAGGTGGAACAGCACGGCGGGGAGCCTGAGCCAAGTTTACCACCTGTCTCTGCTACCACAATGTGTACTGAGGTATGTGGGGAACAGCATAGTCCCAGGTCCTGTGCAAAGATATGTCTAGCTAAAGTCTATCCAGCAGGGCAAAGAGAAAAAGCACTAAACTTGTGTTGTGTTATGGATGAACAGAGTAATCAGTCTCTTGCTCGCTCAGACTTTTTTGACATCTTCAGAGTAAACGAAGGCACAGAGGTgtatactttaaaaacatgctcaggtgtCATGGAAGTGAGCGGGAGGAAAGCTAAAGACTTTATCATTGAGTCTATGGATGGTCACAATAAAGTACCACTCCCTCCTATGCGAGAATGTGACATGATTCCAGAGGACCGCTCAGAGATACCCTCACCTGAAGTTGCCCACCACCACCCACATTTAAAGGCATTCTCACACAAGATTCATCCTGTCAATCCAAACGCGCAGATCCTGTTGCTGCTAGGAAGAGACATCCTGAGGCTTCACAAGGTGAGAGAGCAACGCAATGGTCCCAGTAATGCACCATTCGCCCAGCGTCGAGACCTTGGCTGGGTCATCGTGGGTGACATATGTGTAAGTGGCGCACACAAACCAGTTTCTGTCAGAGCATACAAAACTAACACATTGCTCAACGGACGTCCTTCGTACCTCAGTCCCTGCTCCAATGTCctgcaagtaaaaaaaaaaaaaaggatagaGCGAGTTGCAGATGAGACTCAAAACTTCACAGATACttaccaaacaaaacaaacagacagtcTTGGGGATACAGTCTTCATCAAAACAGAAGATGATGAAAGGCTAGCACCCTCGCAGCAAGATGCACAGTTTCTCACAATAATGCAAAACGAAATGTACCAGGATGAAACTAACAGCTGGGTTGCACCGCTTCCTTTTGCTACACCCAGACAACGTCTACCAAACAATAGAGAACAAGTTTTGAAAAGACTCCTCACACTCAGACGCAGTCTTGACAAAAAACCTGACATGAGAGAGCACTTCCTACAGTTCATGCAGAAAATCTTAGACAATCAGCAAGCAGAAATCGCACCTCCCTTGCAGCCTAATGAAGAGTGTTGGTACCGCCCCATGTTTGGAGTGTATCATCCACAGAACCCAATCAAATTCGTGTGGTTTTTGACTCAAGTGCCAAACATGAGGGCATAG
- the LOC110970024 gene encoding uncharacterized protein LOC110970024 isoform X2, with protein sequence MFTGPPFLTKELSQSPHTADTSNFKLIEPEQDAEIRPEVTVCATQVSTKPLGSHRFERFSSWEHLIRGVTKLITVARNKSKATDSNTTNPQTQAKLTVIASVQQCAFKEEIRKLQKGEQIPKPSPLCTLNPFIDSDGLLRVGGRTSLADLPYDEKHPVILPKKHHVSTMIVRHYHQDVAHQGRHLTEGALRSAGVWIIGARKLVSSVIYQCVTCRKLRGKPAEQKMANLPEDRLVMEPPFTRVGLNVFGPWTVITHRTRGGCAESKRWAVLFSCLGTRAVHIEIIDTMSTSSFINALRRFFAVRGPSKVLRSDRGTNFIGACKELKISTDDPKMQNYLSKEGCTWTFNTPHSSHMGGSWERMIGTARRILDAMLLQSGPTRLTHEVLTTLMAEVMAIINARPLVPITTDSDTPTILTPSMLLTQKAGVAPVPEGTFDIKDMYKKQWQHVQSLANVFWKCWRQEYLSILQVRKKWTLDKDSIKEGDVVLVKDDLVKRNEWPIGLITKCIPSEDKKIRKVEVRVVKQGTPRIYLRPITQLIPLLPPNSDKKTG encoded by the coding sequence ATGTTCACCGGACCACCTTTCCTGACAAAAGAACTGTCACAGTCTCCTCATACGGCAGACACAAGCAACTTCAAACTAATCGAACCAGAACAAGATGCAGAGATTCGACCAGAAGTCACTGTCTGTGCTACTCAAGTCAGCACCAAACCTCTTGGCTCACATCGCTTCGAAAGGTTCTCATCGTGGGAACATCTCATTAGAGGTGTGACAAAACTCATCACAGTAGCCAGAAACAAATCAAAAGCTACAGACTCGAACACCACAAATCCACAAACTCAAGCTAAACTGACAGTCATCGCAAGTGTTCAACAATGTGCATTCAAAGAGGAAATAAGAAAGCTACAAAAAGGAGAACAAATCCCAAAACCAAGCCCCCTGTGCACTCTAAACCCATTCATAGACTCAGATGGACTGTTAAGAGTGGGAGGTCGCACATCTCTTGCAGATCTACCATATGACGAAAAGCACCCAGTGATACTCCCTAAAAAGCATCATGTGTCTACTATGATTGTGAGACATTACCACCAAGATGTCGCTCACCAAGGTCGCCACCTCACCGAGGGAGCGCTTCGATCTGCAGGCGTTTGGATAATCGGTGCCAGAAAACTAGTGTCAAGTGTAATCTATCAGTGTGTCACATGTCGCAAGCTTAGAGGAAAACCCGCTGAACAGAAAATGGCCAATCTCCCTGAGGATCGCCTCGTTATGGAGCCCCCATTCACAAGAGTGGGCCTAAATGTTTTTGGACCATGGACTGTAATCACCCACAGGACAAGGGGTGGTTGTGCAGAAAGCAAGCGCTGGGCAGTTTTATTCAGTTGCCTAGGCACACGCGCTGTTCACATAGAAATAATTGACACTATGTCCACCTCAAGTTTTATTAATGCTTTGCGAAGGTTTTTCGCTGTCAGGGGTCCTTCCAAAGTTCTCAGATCAGACCGTGGCACCAACTTTATCGGGGCTTGTAAAGAGTTGAAAATCAGCACTGATGATCCGAAGATGCAAAACTACTTGAGCAAAGAAGGCTGCACATGGACCTTTAACACACCCCACTCATCCCATATGGGTGGCTCATGGGAAAGAATGATAGGCACCGCTCGCCGCATTCTTGACGCCATGTTACTGCAGTCAGGTCCTACTCGCCTTACACATGAAGTCCTTACAACCCTAATGGCGGAGGTTATGGCTATCATTAATGCCCGTCCACTAGTTCCCATCACCACAGATTCAGACACACCAACGATTTTGACACCATCCATGCTCCTAACTCAAAAGGCAGGAGTTGCACCTGTTCCAGAAGGGACATTTGACATTAAAGACATGTACAAAAAGCAATGGCAACATGTTCAAAGCCTCGCGAATGTCTTTTGGAAATGTTGGAGACAAGAATATTTGTCAATTCTTCAAGTGAGGAAGAAATGGACTTTAGACAAGGACAGTATCAAAGAAGGAGATGTCGTCTTAGTAAAGGATGATCTGGTGAAGCGCAATGAATGGCCCATTGGACTCATTACTAAGTGCATCCCAAGCGAAGACAAAAAGATCAGAAAGGTGGAAGTAAGAGTTGTAAAACAAGGCACTCCACGTATCTATCTCCGACCTATAACTCAACTCATTCCACTGCTCCCTCCAAACAGTGATAAAAAGACTGGTTAA